The sequence GGGATGACACCGATCAGCTCGACGCGCAGCAGTTCCTGCACGTCCTTGTACGAGAGCATTTCGCCGTCTTCGACGCGCTTGGCGGAGTAGCGGGTGATCAGCAGGTGTTCCTTGACGGCTTCCTGGCCGTCCTTGGCGCGCTGCGACTTGGACTGCAGGATGCCGAGGATGCGGTCGGAGTCGCGCACCGACGAGACTTCGGGGTTGGTGACGATGATCGCCTCGTCGGCAAAGGTCAGCGCCATCACGGCGCCGCGCTCGATGCCGGCGGGGGAGTCGCAGACCACATAGTCGAAGCCCATGTGCTCGAGTTCCTTGAGCACGGCCTTGACGCCTTCTTCGGTCAGCGCGTCCTTGTCGCGGGTTTGCGAGGCGGGCAGGATGAACAGGTTTTCGCAGTGCTTGTCCTTGATCAGCGCCTGGTTCAGCTTGGCTTCGCCATTGACCACGTTGATCAGGTCGTACACCACGCGGCGTTCGCAGCCCATGATCAGGTCGAGGTTGCGCAGGCCGACGTCAAAGTCGATCACGGCCGTTTTGAATCCGCGCAGGGCCAGGCCCGAGGCGAACGCTGCGCTGGTGGTCGTCTTGCCGACGCCGCCCTTGCCTGACGTTACTACGATAGTTCGAGTCACGATGCTTCCTTCCTGTGAGTGCCGTGCTTATTGGGTTTGCAGCGGCGCAATCGTCAATGTCTGGTGGTCGCCTTCGCCCTTGAGCCAGGCCTGGGCGGTCTTGCCGGCCACGGCCTCGGGGATGCCTTTTTCGAAGGTGCGGTAGACCCCGGCGATGGAGACCAGTTCGGGGCCGAAATTGGTGCTGAAGACGCGCGCCCGTGCGTTGCCCTGGGCGCCGGCCAGCGCACGGCCGCGTAGCGGGCCGTAGCAGTGGATGCTGCCGTCGGCGATGACTTCGGCGCCATGGCTGACGCCGGCGAGCAGCACCAGGTCGCCGCCGCGGGCATAGGCCTGCTGGCCGGAGCGCAGCGGGCGATCGATGATCAGCGTTGGCTCGGCGGTGGCGATGGCCGCCGGCGCGGGGGCCTCGACGACAGGCGCTGGTGCCGGCGCCGGGGCAGCGGCCGCAGCCGGAGCCTCGGGGGCCATTGCAGCGGCGTTGTCGGCGTCGAGCACGGCCAGGCCGATCTTGCGCGCGCCGTCGATGAAGGCGTCGGGCAGGTTGCTGACCGCCACCGGTTGCAGGCGGTAGCGCCGCAGCAGGCTGGCGAGACCCGGCCAGTCGATGCGTTCGGGCATCTGCGCCAGTTCGGCGAAGTCGAGAATGGTCGCTTCGCGGTTGAAGAAGTCGGGCATGCCGCCGAGCAGGGTGTGCATGGCGTCGGCGAGGCGCATCGGGTCGGTGTCGCGCAGGCGCGCGGTCATGACGCCCAGTGTTGCGCCCCGGAATTCGATGGGTTTGGTGGATGCGGAAGCTGGGTGCATGCGGGGCCGATGAGCTGTCAAATCCTGCGAGTTTACTGGCCGTTGGGGTTGGCGGCAAGATTCCAGCGGAATCTTGCCGCCGGTCGGTCAGTGTTGGGTGGGCGGTGCGTCCGGTGCGGCGAACAACTCGTGCACAGCATCGGCGTCGAAGCGGTAGGTGTGGTTGCTCATGTCGTCGTGGATCTCGATCACGCCTTCGGCCGCCAGCACCGATTCGACCTCCTCGCGGCCGAGGCCGCGCAGCATGGTCTTGACCTTTTCCGGGTCGGCCGGCCAGCGGTGCAGGACCGGGCGCGGGGCGAAGATGCGCACCGTCTCTTCGTGGAACAGGCGTGCGAGCACGTCGGTGGGCGACAGGTTGCGCAGCTCGTCCGGCTTGACCGTGGCGGCCAGCTGGGTGACGCGCGCCCAGCCGTCGGCGTCGCGCTGGTCGGCGTCGGGCAGCTTCTGCAGGAACAGGCCGGCGGCGGTGTCGCCGTTGGCGACCAGCCACAGGGCGGCAGGTTGCTGCTCGGACTGGGCCAGATAGTGTTCAAACACGGCGGCAACGGTGTCGCCCTCGATCGGCACCAGGCTCTGGTAGGGCTGGTCGAGCCCGGCGATGTCGAGGGTCAGCTGCAGGCGGCCGTCGCCGATGATCTCGCCCAGCGTGCTGCCGGCGACCGAGGCGTCGGTCTTGGCGTAGCCGCGCAGGTTGAGTGCTTCGGTGCAGTCGACCACCATCAACGAGAGCGGGCCGTGGCCCTGCATCTGGAAGGTGAGCCGGCCGGGTTGCTTGAGGTTGGCCGACATGATCGCGGTGACCGCGGTCAGCTCGCCGAGGATGGCGCGCACGGCAGCGCTGTAGCCGCGCTGGTCGATCATCGCGCGCCAGGCGTCGTTGATCTGGACGATGCTGCCGCGGATGTCGAGGTCGTCGAACAAGAAGGGCTGGACGAGGCTGTCTTGGCGCAACATCAGCGGCGCTCCGTGAGTTCGGTGGCGTAGGTGTCGGCGTTGAAGCCGACCAGCAGGCGCCCGTCGCCGGTGTCGAGCACCGGGCGCTTGATCAGGCTGGTGTTGGCTTGCATGAGGGCGATGGCGTCGGCGTCGGAGTCGATGCGGCGGGCCTCGTCGGGCAGCTTGCGCCAGGTGGTGCCGCGGGTGTTGACCAGCGGTTCGCGGCCGACGCGGGCGACCCAGTCGGCCAGCGTGGTGCTGTCGATGCCCTCGCGCTTGTAGTCGTGGAAGGTGTAGGCGATGGCCTGGCTGTCGAGCCAGGTCAGGGCCTTCTTCATGGTGTCGCAGTTGCGGATGCCGTAGATGCGGATCATGGTCGTGTCGAGTGTGTTGTCCGGCATTGTCTCAGAAAATCAGCGCCTTATTTCTTCAGCGCGCGGGCCAGGGCGGCGGCCATGTTGCCCTGGGGCTGCGGCGCGTCCTTGCGTGGCGGGCGGGCGCCGCGCGCGGCGGGTTTGTCGCGGTTGGTGTCCTGCCGCTGCGCCGGTTTGCGGCCGTCGGCCGGGGTGTCGGACAGGCGCATGGTGAGTGCGATGCGCTTGCGCTGCAGGTCGACCTCCAGCACCTTGACCGGCACCACGTCGCCGGCCTTGACGACGGTGCGCGGGTCCTTCACGAAGCGCTCCGACAGCGCCGAGATGTGCACCAGGCCGTCCTGGTGTACGCCGATGTCGACGAAGGCGCCGAAATTGGTGACGTTGGTCACCACGCCTTCGAGCACCATGCCTTCGGCCAGGTCGCTGAGCTTTTCGACGCCGTCGCGGAAGGCGGCGGTGCGGAAGGCCGGGCGCGGGTCGCGGCCGGGTTTGTCGAGTTCGGCGAGGATGTCGTTCACCGTCGGCTCGCCGAAGCGTTCGTCGGCGTAGCGTTTGGCCTCCAGCGCCTTGAGCGTGCGGCTATCGCCGATGATGCTGCCCACATCGCGCTGGATGTCGGCGAGGATCTTTTCGACCAGCGGATAGGCCTCCGGGTGCACCGCCGAGGCGTCGAGCGGGTTGCTGCCGCCATTGATGCGCAAAAAGCCGGCGGCCTGTTCGAAGGTCTTGTCGCCCAGGCGCGGCACGGCCTTGAGCGCGCGCCGGTCAGGGAAGGGGCCGTTCGCGTCGCGATGGGCGACGATGTTGTTGGCCAGCGTGGCGTTGAGGCCGGAGATGCGGCTGAGCAGGGCGGCCGAGGCGGTGTTCACATCCACACCGACGGCATTGACGCAGTCCTCGACCACGGCATCGAGCATGCGCGCCAGGCGGGTCTGGTTGATGTCGTGCTGGTACTGGCCGACGCCGATGGACTTGGGGTCGATCTTGACCAGCTCGGCCAGCGGGTCCTGCAGGCGGCGGCCGATCGAGGCGGCGCCGCGCAGGCTCACATCCAGGTCGGGAAACTCCGCGGCGGCCAGCGCCGAGGCGGAATACACCGAGGCGCCGGCTTCGGAGACCATCACCTTGGTGAGTTTCAGTTCCGGATGGCGCTTGATCAGCTCGGCGGCGAGGCGGTCGGTCTCGCGCGAGGCGGTGCCGTTGCCAATGGCGATCAGGTCGGCGCCGTGCTTCTTGGCCAGGCGGGCGATCTCGGCCATGGCGCCGTCCCAGTCGCGGCGCGGCTCGTGCGGGTAAATGGTGGCGGTGTCGACCAGCTTGCCGGTGCCGTCGACCACGGCCACCTTGACGCCAGTGCGCAGGCCCGGATCGAGGCCGATGGTGACGCGCGGGCCGGCCGGGGCGGCGAGCAGCAAATCCTTGAGGTTGCCGGCGAAGACACGGATGGCTTCTTCCTCGGCGCGCTCGCGCAGGGTGTTCATCAGTTCGAGTTCGAGGTGGACGGCGATCTTCACCGACCAGGCCCAGCGCGCGGTTTCGATCAGCCAGCGGTCGGCGGCGCGGCCGTTGTCGCGGATGCCGGCATGGCGCGCCACTGTCAGCTCGCAGGGGCCCGGTTCGCCGGCGGGCGGCGGGTCAGACAGCTCGATGCCGAGGCGCAGTACCCCTTCGTTGCGCCCGCGCAGCAAGGCCAGCAGGCGGTGCGAGGGAATGCTGCTGACCGGCTCGGCGAAGTCGAACCAGTCGCGGAACTTGGCGCCTTCGGTCTCCTGGCCTTCGACCACTTTCGAGACGATGCGGCCGCGCTCGCCGAGCAGGCCGCGCAGGGCGTCGAGCAAGGCGGCGTCTTCGCTGAATTGCTCGATCAGGATCTGGCGCGCGCCGTCGAGCGCGGCCTTGGTGTCGGTGATGCCGGCCTCGGCGTTCAGATAACGGGCCGCCTCGGTCTCCGGCGTCAGCGTCGGGTCAGCCAGCAGGGCCTCGGCCAGCGGCGCCAGGCCGGCCTCGCGGGCGATCTGGGCCTTGGTGCGACGCTTGGGCTTGTAGGGCAGGTAGAGGTCTTCGAGGCGCTGCTTGGTGTCGGCCTCGGCGATCTGCGCGCGCAGGGTGTCGGTCATCGCGCCTTGCGACTCGATGGATTCGACGATGGCGGCGCGGCGCGACTCGAGCTCGCGCAGGTAGCCGAGGCGGTCTTCCAGCGTGCGCAGCTGGGTGTCGTCGAGCCCGCCGGTGACTTCCTTGCGGTAGCGGGCAATGAAGGGCACGGTGGCGCCTTCGTCGAGCAGGGCAATGGCGGCCACGACCTGGCGTTGGGTGGCCTTGAGTTCATCCGCCAGGCGGTGTTCGATGGAGTGGGGCATGGGCGCGTTGGCGTTCGGAAAAACCGGCAAGTGTGCAGAATGCGCCGCCCGACGGCAAGCGCGAGGCGGACAGTCGGGCTACAATTTGACGGTGCTGTTTCGGATAAGTGACGTCTGATGACCGTTGTGTTTCGTTCGTGTTTCGTCGTGCTGGCCGCGCTGGCCCTGATGCAGGGCAACGCCTGGGCGGCCAGCCCGGCCGCCGCCGTGGCGGTCGACCCGTCGCGCCTGGGCGCGGTGCGCATGCCCGAAGGCGACGGCAGCGTAGCACCCACGCCGCCGGTGCGCGCCTACGCCATCGACGGGCAGCGCTTCTACTATGGTGGCCAGCAATACATCCTCGATGCGCCGGTGGTGGCCGATGACCGCGGCGACCTGGCCCGTCAGCGCCTGCAGGAGCTGCTCGACGGCGGCGACCTGAGCGTCCATCCGCTGGGCGAAAAACTCGAAGACTCCGAGCGCGCGCAGGTGCGCATCAATGGCGAGCTGCTGAGCCCGCCGCAACTTAACTGAGCCGCTTCATTCGCCAACGATCAGGCTTTGCCGGCCCCACCACTGGGCGTCGGCGGCGAGCCGGACGGGCGCCTTGACCATGGCCGCCTCGACGCACAGCATGCGCCGGAAGTCGCGATCGGGCAGGTCGGCCAGCGCGGCTGCGCCCGCTTCCCACGGATTCCATACCACCACATCGTTGAAATTCTCCTGCTCGATCTGCAGGGTGCGGCCGTTGTCGTCGAGCGTGAGCGGGCGGCGGACGTCGTGATAGATGCGGTCGATGGGGTCGTCGACCTGCAGGACGGGCATGGGATCGGTCTTGCGGGTGCCGCCGTCGCATGCGTCGGTGTAGCTCAGTCCCTTGAGTCCGTGCAGTTCGGCCAGTTCCACTTCGCCCACGCGCAGGTAGGTATGCAGCGCGGCGGTGAATTCGAGTGCGTCGGCGCCGGTGTTGGTCACTTCCAGCTCCATGTCGAGCCGGCGGGCGCCGATGTTGATGGTCAGTTCGAGCGAAAACAGGTAGGGCCACACGGCCAGGGTGTCGTCGTCGCTGTCGATGGCCAGGGTGAGCATCACCTGCCGGTCGATTTCACGCTGACCGACGAGCCGCCACGGCCGGGTGCGCACCAGCCCGTGCCGGGGGAGCGGCCCCTGGGCGGCAAACTGTGGAAAGCACACCGGCACGCCGCCGCGGATCGCGGTCTTGCCGTCGTAGGTGGCCTGTTCGCTCAGATACAGGCACGGGCGGCCACCGGCCGGCTGCCAGTGCAGTATCTGGCCGCCAAACAGGCTGATGGTGGCCTCCGCACCGTCAGCGGTGTGGACCTGGATGACCGGCTGGCCGTGTTGCGTGGTGGTCGTGATGGTGGATTTCATGGGGTGTCTTGCGTGATGCGGTGAGTCAGGCGGTCGGGGTGCTGCGGGCAGCCGAGCAGGTGGTCATTGACCAGCCCGGTGGCCTGCGCGAAGGCGTAGCAGATGGTTGAGCCGACAAACTTGAAGCCATGGCGCTTGAGCTCGCGGCTGAGCGTGTCGGACAGCGCGGTTTTGCCCGGCACGTCGGCCAGCGTGCGCCAGCGGTTGATCAGCGGCTGGCCGTCGACGAACTGCCACAGCCAGCGATCGAAGCTGCCCTCGCGCGCTTGCAGCTCGAGAAAGGCGCGGGCATTGCCGATGGTCGCGCGGATCTTGCCCGCGTGGCGGACGATACCGGCATCGGCGACCAGGCGGGCGATGTCTGCATCGGTATAGCGCGCGATGCGTTCGACGTCGAAATTGTCGAAAGCGCGGCGATAGCCCTGGCGCTTTTGCAGGATGGTCCACCACGACAGGCCGGCCTGGGCGCCTTCGAGCGTCAGCATCTCGAACAGCGTCCGGTCGTCATGCTGCGGTACGCCCCACTCTTCGTCGTGGTAGGCGACATAGAGCGGCTCGCTGCCGCACCAGGGGCAGCGCTCGGCGAGGTCGGGCATGGTCGGCATGATGACGCCTCCGGTTGAGGGAGGCGCCATTGTAGCCGCGTTGCGTGCTCAGTCCTGCAGCGGAAGGACGCCGAGCTTGACGGTGCTGTCTTCCGGGTCGCTCGAGAGCACGAAGCCGAGGCTCTGCACGAAGCGCAGCATGCGGTCGTTGTTGGCGAGGAAAACGCCGTTCATGTACACCAGGCCGCGGTTGCGCGCGGTTTCGATGAGCACGCCCATCAGGCGCCGCGCCAGCCCGCGGTGCTGCCAGTCGTCGGCCACCACCACGGCAAATTCGCAGGACTCGCCGTCGGGATTGACCGCGTAGCGGCAGACGCCGATCTCGGTTTCCTGACCGTCCTCGGTGACCGTGGCGACAAACGCCATCTCGCGGTCGTAGTCGATCTGGGTGAGGCGCACGACCATGGCCGGCGGCAGCTCGCGCATGGTGTTCATGAAGCGGAAGTACTTGGTCTCCGCCGACAGCTTGCGCACGAAATTGACTTCGAGGTCGGCATCTTCGGGCTTGATGGCGCGAATGGTGACATCGGTGCCGTCGGGCAGCGTCCAGTGCGTGGTCAGGTGCTGCGGATAGGGGTGGATCGCCATGTGGTCGTAGCGATCCGCCGTGGGCGAGACGTTGTCGGCCACGATGCGGGCATCGACCGCGACGGCGCCGTTCTCGTCGACGATCAGCGGGTTGATGTCCAGTTCCTTGAGCCACGGCAGCTCGCACACCATTTCGGAGACGCGCAGCAGCACCATCTCCAGCGCTTCCATGTTGATCGGCGGCATGTTGCGGAACTCGTCCAGGTAGGACGACACGCGGGTCGAGCGGATCAGGTCGCGGGCGAGGTAGGAGTTGAGCGGCGGCAGGGCGATGGCACGGTCTTTTTGCACCTCGACGCGGGTGCCGCCTTCACCGAAGGTGATGATCGGGCCAAACACCGGATCGCGGCGCACGCCGACCATCAGCTCGCGGCCGTTGCGCTTGATCACCATCGGCTCGATGGCGATGCCGTTGATGCTGGCGTTGGGGTGGGTGCGGCGCACGCCTTCGAGGATCTCCTGGTAGGCGGTGCGCACGGCGGCCAGGCTGGTGAGGTTGAGGCGCACGCCGCCGACGTCGGACTTGTGGGTGATGTCGAGCGAATCGATCTTCATCACCACCGGCAGACCGATTTCCTCGGCCAGCACCATGGCTTCGGTGGCCGAGCGGGCGACCACCGTTTGCGCGATGGGGATGCGGAAGGCGGCGAGGATGGCCTTCGACTCCATCTCGTTGAGCACCTTGCGGCGTTCGTTGAGCGCGGTTTCGATGACCAGGCGCGCGCTTTCGATCGACGGCGGGTTGTTTTCCGACAGCGAGGCGGGGGTCTGCGCCAGCAGCTTCTGGTTGCGGTAGTAGGCCGAGATGTGGCTGAACAGCTCGACAGCGGGCTCGGGCGTGCGGAACGTGGGGATGCCCGCGGCCTCGAACAGCTTGCGTGCTTCACCGACCTGCTCTTCACCCATGAAACAGGTCACCACCGGCTTGTCGGCGCTGCGTTCTTCTTCGATCAGCGCCTTGGCCACCTCGACCGGGCGGGTCATGGCCTGCGGGGTGAGCATGACCAGCACGCCGTCGACGTTCGGGCCTTCGAGCACTGCCTTGATGGCGCCGCGGTAGCGGTCGACGTCGGCGTCGCCGAGGATGTCGATCGGGTTGCCATGCGACCAGGTGGCCGGCAGACAGTCGTTGAGCTTGGCCATGGTCTGTTCGGACAGCTGCGCCAGCGGAATGCCCAGGTCGAGTGCCCGGTCGGCAGCCATCACGCCCGGGCCGCCGCCGTTGGTGATGATGGCCAGGCGGTTGCCGCGCGGGCGGAAGTGCGAGAACAGCGCGTTGGCCGAGGCGAACAGCTGGCCCATGTTGTACAGGCGGATGACACCGGCGCGGCGGATGGCGGCGTCGAAGACCGCATCGTCGCCGACCAGCGCGCCGGTGTGGCTGAGCACGGCCTTGGAGGCCTCGGGGTGGCGGCCGACCTTGATCAGCAGCACCGGCTTGACGCGGGCCGCGCCGCGCAGTGCGCTCATGAAGCGGCGCGCATCGCGCAGGCCTTCGACGTAGAGGAAGATGCTCTCGGTGCGCGGGTCCGAGATCATGTATTCGAGCGCCTCGCCGAAATCGACATCGCGCGAGGAACCCAGCGACACCACGGCCGAGAAGCCGACGTTGTTCGGCCGGGCCCAGTCGAGAATGGCGGTGCACAGCGCGCCGGACTGCGAGATCAGGCCGATCGAGCCGGGCAGGGCGCGGCCGTGGGCGAAGGTGGCGTTGAGGCCGAGGTCGGGCCGCATGATGCCCAGGCAGTTCGGGCCGAGCAGGCGGATCTTGTGGCGGCGGGCGGCGTCCATGACCGAGCGCTCGAGCGCGGCACCGCGCGGGCCGGTTTCCGAAAAGCCGGCCGACAGCACGATGGCGGCCTTGACGCCGGCGCGGCCGCAACCGTCGATGATGGCCGGGACTTTCTGGGCAGCGGTGGCGATGACCACGAGGTCGAGCCGGTGCGGCACGTCTTCGACGCTCTTGTAGCACGTGACCCCGTGCACTTTGTCGTGCTTGGGGTTGATGGCGAAGATCTTGCCCTTGAAGCCGGCGTCGAGCATGTTGCGGATCAACACCCCGCCGATCGCGGTTTCACGCTCGCTGGCGCCAATGACGCCAACGGATTTGGGCTCGAAGAGCGGGGTGAGATAGTGCTTTTCTTTCATCGTCGTGGTCCGTACTCAAAGGCGGTCGGCGTCAATGTTGGCGGGTGCCGGTACGGCGGTCATCGAGCGTCGCGCTGAGAACATAGTGCAGTGCAGCAAAGTGCATTCTGACACAGATCAGTTTTACAACGGCGCAGTTTGCGATTGTTTGAGGACTGTGTCGCAGGTACGGTGGTATTGACGCAACGGTATCGGCCCGGTGGTGTGCCATGTGGCCTCAATGGCCAATCGAAAAACTGAACCGGGCGCCCTCGCCAGGGGCCGATTCGGCACGGATCTGGCCGCCGTGGCGCTGGATGATGCGCGCTACGGTCGCCAGCCCGATCCCCGAGCCGGCGTACTCAGTGCCGACATGGAGCCGGTTGAAGGGCTGGAAAAGCTTGTCGACATAGGCCATGTCGAAGCCGATGCCGTTGTCTGCCACGCAGAACATCACCTCCTCATCCTCGCGGATCGCGTAGAACGCGATGTGCGTCTGCGGCTGCCCGGCGCCGAACTTCCAGGCATTGCGCAGCAGGTTCTCGAGGACGACGCGCATCAGTGCCCGGTCGGCGTGGGCGGTGAGGCCGGGCGTAATGTCGGCGACGACGATTCGTGTCGGGGTCTCCTGCTGCATCTCGGTGAGCAGCTCGCCAACCATCCGGCTGAGGTCGATGTTTTCCCGGCGCAAGGTCATGCGGGTCAGGCGTGCCAGTTCGATCAGGTCGTCGATGAGGTGCGCCATGCGCAGGGTGGCGGCGCGGATGCGTTCGAGATAGGCGCGACTGGTCGGGTCGAGGCGGTCGGCGAGATCTTCCTGGAGAATGCTGGAGAAGCCCTCGATGGCGCGCAGGGGCGCGCGCAAGTCGTGCGAGACCGAGTAGGAAAACGCCTCCAGCTCGCGGTTGGAGGCTTCGAGTTCGGCGGTGCGCGCACGTACCCGGGCCTCGAGTTCCTTGTTGACGTTCTTGAGGGTCAGCTCGGCCACCTTGCGGGTGGTGATGTCGTCGAGCGAGCCCATGATGCCGGCCTCGCCGCCGCTCATGCGCCGCGCGTGCGCCTCCAGCCAGCGCACCTCGCCCTCGGTGGTGCGGATGCGCAGCTCCTTGACTTCATCCTGGTCAGTGCCGGCCTTGAGCTGCTCGAACAGCTCGCGGGCACGGCCGCGGTCGTCGGGGTGCAGAAAGCTCGCCAGCGGCTGACCCAGGCTGGCGTCCACCGGGTGGCCGGAGATCTGCGTCCATGCCGGGTTGAGGAAAGTGAATACGCCGACCAGGTCGGTCTGGAAGATCACTTCGTTGACCGATTCGACCACCTCCTGGTAACGGGTGCGGCTCTCCTGCAGCGCCCGCTCCGCCAGTACCCGGTCGGAGATGTCGCGGATGACACGCAAGGTGGCCGGCCCGCCGTCGAAATCGACCACGACCCCGGTGGACTCCACGTCCACGGTCCGGCCGCCGAGCCCGGCAAAGCGGTATTGTGTGCGCGGCAGGACCTGGCCGGCCGCCAGGCGCCCGTCGGCAGGCGCGGCAGGGCGGCTGGGGAAGAAACGGCTCAAGGGGGTGTCGAGCACGATGTTCGGTGCCGCGGCGTCGAAGATGCGGGTTGCCGCCGCGTTGGCAAACAGGATGCGGTCGTCGCGATGCACGATGATGCCGTCGGGCGACACATCGACGAGCCGTCGGTAGCGGCTCTCGGCGGCGCGTCGCTCGCGTTGCGCCACGATGCGCGCGGTGATGTCCTCGACGATGGTGATGAAGCCCTTCAGGGCTCGCTGCTCGTCGCGCAGCGCGCGGACCGTGATGTTGGCCCAGACCGTGTGCCCGTCCTTGTGGATGTAGCGCTTTTCACGATGGTGCGACGAGATGGTGCTGGTCAGGAAGGCTCGGTACGCGCGGTCGTCGGCCGCCCGGTCGTCGGGGTGGGTGAAGGTGCGGAAGTCCCGCCCGAGCAGTTGAGCTTTCGGGTAGCCGAGCATGTGCGCGAAGGCGTCGTTCACCCCTTGACGGCGCCCGGATGCGTCGACGGTGATGATGCCCACCGGTGCATGCTCGAAGGTGTTGCGGTAGCGCGCCTCGCTGTCGGCCAGCGCCAGCTGGGTGCCGCGCTCGATGGTGATGTCGCGGGCCACGCCGCGGTAGCCCGAGAAGCGTCCGGCGTCGTCGAAGATCGGCCGGCCGCTGACGCTGAACCACAAGGTGTTGCCGTCCGTCATCTTGCGTGCGTAGACAAAGTCGGTGAACGTCTCGTGCTGCTCGCAGGCACGCACATGGTCGCGCCATTCCGGCTCGGTGCCGCTGGCGCCGGCCAGCGCCCAGCGGGTCTTGCCGAGTACGCTCTTCGGTTCGAGGGTGGCGCTGTTGCGGGGGCTGGTGACCAGTTGCGTGAAGCGGAACTGGGCGTCCTGCTCCCAGAACCAGTCGAACGAGCCCTCGACCACGGTGCGGAAGCGCTCTTCGCTCGCTCGCAGGTCCTGCTCGGCAACGATGCGCAGGGTGAGGTCGCGACCGACGCCACGATAGCCCTGGAACGCGCCATGGCTGAACTGGGGCTTGCCGACGAACTCCAGGTGGCGGACCTGGCCGGCCAGGTCGTGGCGTGTCAGCAGCAAGGTGAACGGTTCGTGGCGCTCGAGGCGCTGCCGGTGGTCCGACCAGCGGCCGGCGTCCATGTTCAGGCTGGGCAGGGTCCACAGGTGCTCGCCGAGGAACTCGGCACTGTCCATGTTGGCCATGCTGCGCATGCCTTCGCTCATCAGCGTGAAGCGATGGTCGGCATCGGTCTCCCATAGCCAGTCGCTCGACAGTTCGACGAAATCCATCAGCCGTCGCTGGTTGTACTCGGTGACTGCGGTGGCCCGTCGCGCGAAGTCGATGGCAAAGCGGTAGGTGCGAATCGAGCGCGCCGCCATGACCAGCGCGACAACGAGCGCCACCCCCAGCACCAGCGCGCCGAGCCAGGCCGATGGGCCGGTGGTTTCGGGAAGGGCGGCTGCGGCGGCCGCGGCGTGAGCCCCGGTATCGACCGGTTCGGCCGAGCGTGCCATCCACCACTGGCCGGTCAGCACCAGCAGGGCCACCAGCGCCAGCGCGGCCAGCGCGACGGAGCGCTGCAGCAGCCGTCTGGCGGCAGAGGCCGGGTGGTCGAGCTCGGCGTTGCGGTTGTCTGTGTCCATGTCGGGTGTGGCCCGGCTACGGTGTTCTGGGGGCGATAAGGCATGATACGCGCAACCACCGGCCGGCCCGAGGATGCGGATGTATCGCCTGCGCGCGGGTAAAATCGGCCGAGGGCGCGCCTCAGCCAAGCCACTTGCCATGTTCACATGAAGCGCCGCCCGGACCAACCACACATTCCACGGAGTTGTCTCATGAATTCATCCGCTGGCCATGGCGCCGGGGCGCCGTCGCCCTGGGTTGTCCGTTTTGGCGCGTTGTTGCCGGCCGGGGCGGCGGTGCTCGATCTGGCCTGCGGCCGGGGGCGACATGCGCGCTGGCTGGCCTCGCGCGGTTGCCGGGTGATCGCGGCCGATCGTGATGCGGACGCAGTGGCGTCCCTGGCCGGGCTGGACGGTGTGACTGGCCGGGTGGTCGACCTGGAGTCGGGCGCGCCATGGCCGTGGGATGCCGCCGCCTTTGATGCCGTGGTGGTCACGAACTACCTGTACCGGCCCGCCTTCGATCAGCTGTGTGCCTTGTTGCGCCCGGGGGGCGTGCTGATCTACGAAACCTTCATGATCGGCAACGCGGCGTTCGGCAAGCCCAGCAATCCGGACTTTTTGCTGGCGCCGGGCGAACTGTTGGCGCGAACGGCCGATGATTTCACCGTGATTGCCTTTGAACAGGGCGAAGTGGCGCGACCTGCGCCGGCCATGATCCAGCGCATTTGCGCGCGCAAGGGCGGCGCGCCGGGGCGCTTGCCCGATGCCTCAGCCTGACACCTCGGCCTGCGGCCGGGTGGCGAGGATGGCCTCGGCGATGGCC comes from Denitromonas sp. and encodes:
- a CDS encoding class I SAM-dependent methyltransferase — encoded protein: MNSSAGHGAGAPSPWVVRFGALLPAGAAVLDLACGRGRHARWLASRGCRVIAADRDADAVASLAGLDGVTGRVVDLESGAPWPWDAAAFDAVVVTNYLYRPAFDQLCALLRPGGVLIYETFMIGNAAFGKPSNPDFLLAPGELLARTADDFTVIAFEQGEVARPAPAMIQRICARKGGAPGRLPDASA